GGTGGTTGCTTGACCGTGACATTGCACCGGGTGAGATGTCGCGGTGAAGCCGTTTCGGGTGTCGCCGACCTGGGGTTTTGTGACTGGTGGTTGCTCGACCGTGACATTGCGCCGGGTGAGATGTCACGATGAAGCCTGTCTGGGTACTGCTGACCTGGGGGTTTGCCGTTGGCAGCTGCCTGACCGTGACATTGCACCGCGCGAGATGTCACGATGAAGCCGATACGGGGGTTACCCACCTGGGGTTTTGCGGCTGGTGGCTGCCTGACCGTGACATTGCACCGCGTGAGATGCCACGGTGAAGCCGATACGGGGGTTACCCACCTGGGGTTCTGCGGCTGGCAGCTGCCTGACCGTGACATTGCACCGCGCGAGATGTCACGATGAAGCCGATTCGGGGGTTTCTGACCCGGAGTTTTGCCCCCGGCCACTGCCCGACCGTGAGATCCCACAAAGCAGAGAACCTAACGCCACCACGTATCAAACGGCGCCGGCGGAAGGTGGCGCTTGTGCTGGCCGACGCGCCAGAGGTGTTCGAGGCGCTCGCGGGCGTCGTCAGGAATGCTCTTGCCTTCCAGGTAATCGTCGATGTGTGCGTAAGTGATGCCGAGTGCCTCCTCGTCGGGAAGCGCCGGGCGGTCATCCTCGAGGTCCGCGGTGGGGATCTTCTCCCAGAACTGCTTATCCGCACCGAGCTCGCGAAGCAGCGCGACACCCTGGCGCTTGTTCAGCCCTGCGAGCGGCAGCAGGTCGGCCGCGCCGTCGCCGTGCTTGGTAAAGAACGCGGTGACGTTCTCCGCCGCGTGGTCGGTACCGATGACCAGCAGGCCGCGCTCCCCGGCAATCGCGTACTGCGCGATCATGCGCATGCGGGCCTTGACGTTGCCCTTGTTAAAGTCGCGCAGCTCCTCGCTTCCGAGGGCGTCGGTGACGGCGTCGGCAAGCGCGCTGGTGGCGGGCTTGATGTTCACGGTGACCCGCTCGTCCGGCCGGATGAACTGGAGCGCGCGCTGGGCGTCGGCCTCGTCCGCCTGGGTGCCGTGGGGCAGCCGCACGGCATAAAACGTGGCCTCGGTCCCGTTCGCCCGAAGCTTCTCGACGCTCAACTGCGCAAGCCGGCCCGCAAGCGTGGAATCCTGGCCGCCGGAAATCCCGAGGACGAAACCGTTGGCCCCGGACGCGATGAGGTAGTCGGCGAGGAAGTCGACACGCGCGTCAATCTCCGCGGCGGCGTCGATGCTGGGTTTGACGCCAAGCTGCTCAATAATTGCCTGTTGGAGGGTGGTGCTCTGCGCGTTCATGACGTTC
Above is a window of Corynebacterium sanguinis DNA encoding:
- the nadE gene encoding ammonia-dependent NAD(+) synthetase, producing MNAQSTTLQQAIIEQLGVKPSIDAAAEIDARVDFLADYLIASGANGFVLGISGGQDSTLAGRLAQLSVEKLRANGTEATFYAVRLPHGTQADEADAQRALQFIRPDERVTVNIKPATSALADAVTDALGSEELRDFNKGNVKARMRMIAQYAIAGERGLLVIGTDHAAENVTAFFTKHGDGAADLLPLAGLNKRQGVALLRELGADKQFWEKIPTADLEDDRPALPDEEALGITYAHIDDYLEGKSIPDDARERLEHLWRVGQHKRHLPPAPFDTWWR